Genomic window (Streptomyces sp. NBC_01431):
GGGGTGGCGACGACGGACTCGGGGCCGCCGTCGGCGCGCGGCTCGACCTGCTTGACGGTGTCGGCGAGCGGGAGGGCCGGGACGACGGCGGGGGCGCCGTCGCGTACCGCCTCGATGACCGCGTCGACGGTGTCGACGGGTACCAGCGGGCGGGCCGCGTCATGGACCAGGACGATGTCGAAGCCGGGCGGCAGCGCGTCCAGGCCCAGCTTCACGGACTCCTGGCGGCTCTCGCCGCCGGGCACCACGAGGAAGTCGGTGCGGTCCGGCAGGGCGTGCTCGGCGAGCAGGTTCTTCACCTCGGTGGCGCCGTCCGGCGGGGCCACCACCACGACCAGCGAGACCGCGCGCGAGGCGGCCATCGCCCGGACGGCGTGGATCAGCATCGGGGTGCCGCTCAGCGCGCGGAGCGCCTTGGGGGCGCCCGGACCGAGGCGCACGCCGCGTCCGGCCGCTGGAATCACCGCGGCGGTGCGGAAAGGACGCGATTCGTCAGACAAGGTTTGTGTCCTCAAACGACGTGGGTATGGCGTGGGGGGACCCCCTGCTCGACGAGCGTGGGGGAGTGCCGGGCGCGACGCCTGACCGGCCCTTCCGTGACACTGGTCAGGCGAGCTGCCCGGGGCCCGGCACACCACAGTGCTGGCGCTGTTGGCGAGGGGATACGAACATGCCGCAGCGCCCGGCGACACAGCAATTTTCACTGCTGGTCAGCGGGCACCGCGGCAAGGCCGGTCATCCCAGGGCGAGCCCCGGAACGGGCGGCGTCAGGACGCGAGAACCTCGTCGAGGAGGGCCTCGGCCTTGTCTTCGTTGGTGTTCTCCGCGAGGGCCAGCTCGCTCACCAGGATCTGGCGCGCCTTGGCGAGCATGCGCTTCTCACCTGCGGACAGTCCGCGCTCGCGCTCACGACGCCACAGGTCACGCACCACTTCGGCGACCTTGATGACATCGCCGGAGGCGAGCTTCTCGAGATTTGCCTTGTAGCGACGGGACCAGTTCGTGGGCTCTTCGGCATACGGCGCGCGCAGCACCTCGAAGACCCGGTCCAGCCCGTCCTGCCCGACCACATCGCGTACGCCTACGAACTCCGCATTGTCCGCCGGTACGCGCACTGTCAAGTCGCCCTGGGCGACCTTGAGCACCAAGTAGGTCTTGTCCACGCCTTTGATCTGGCGAGTTTCGATAGCCTCGATCAGCGCGGCCCCGTGATGGGGATAGACCACGGTGTCGCCAACCTTGAACGTCATGTGACAGGTACCCCTTCCGTGGCTATCCAGGGTAACACGGAAACTGCTTGTTCTGAATGGCGTTTTCGCAGGTCAGGGCATATCTCGGGGCTTGACAACAGCAACACGAACGTGCTGCGGAAGCCTTCCGGAAGCCGGTATTCGCAGGTCGGAGCGGCTGCGAAGGGGCCGCGAAACGCGTACGTTACCCACCCCCGATCGGGGGCCCGGACGGCCGAACGTCCCGGTTTGCCGGGTTCCAAGCGGTGAACTTGATCTACTCCGTTCGGCGCTCGTTCACCCGTTCGGCCGCGCCGGATTCTTTCCGGAATTGATCAACGGACGCCCCGGAGGGTCATCCCCGGAGGATTTTCGGTAAGGAATGTGTGGCGGCCCGGGAAATTGATCACCCGGCATATGTGAACGGCGTACGAAACACCAAGATCGGCGCGTGATCCGCCCGGCTTCGGCAGGCCGGGGGCCGTAGGGGGCGGGTCGGGTGCGGGGCGCGTGGGACGGCTCGGTAACCTAAGCCCGCTGACACACCCTTAGCTGGCCCTTAGGTATGCGGCCGGCTGACCCGTAGCCCGTCCGAAGCAGTCCGTCTCGTACGTCCAAGGAGTTGCCGCCGCCGTGAGCCGCAGCCTTCGACGCGGCGCCCTCGCCGCTTCTGCCATCGCGTTCTCGCTCCTCTCCCTCTCCGCCTGCGCGGCGGGCAACAAAGCCCAGACGCTCGGGGTGAAGGCCGACAACGCCTACGTCACCGTCGGCGACATCAAGGTCCAGAACGCGACGGTCGTCACCCAGCCGAAGGCCGACGCCGAGGGCCCGGCCGTCGTCACGGCGACGCTGTTCAACAACGGCGCCGACCCGCAGACCCTCGACTCCGTCCAGGTCGGCGCCACCGCCGTGAAGCTCTCCCCCGCCAAGGGCTCGGGAGCGGTCACCATCGCGGGGCACAGCTCCATCATGCTCGGCGGCAAGGACAACGCCTCCGCCGTCATCGCCAACGGCCGCGAGGCCGCCAAGAACGGTGACGCCCAGAAGGTCACCTTCCAGTTCAGCAAGACCGGCGCGGTGAGCGTGGACGCCTTCGTGGTCCCCGCCACCAGCTACTTCGCGGGCGTCGGCCCCAGCGAGCTCCCGAAGCCCAAGGAGACCCCCTCGGGCCTGCCGACCGGCTCCGCCTCGGGCTCCCCGACCGGCTCCGCCTCGCCGAACACCCCGGCCGCCGGCTCCAGCGGCAAGCCCGCGGGCTCCGGCTCGCCGTCGCACACGGCCACCGGCCACTGAGGTACGCGAACGCGAAAGGAGGGCGGCCCCGGATCACTTCCGGGGCCGCCCTCCCGCGGTTTACGGAGCCGGTGCCGGTATGGCCTACGGCTCGAACTTGTAGCCGAGGCCGCGGACCGTCACCAGGTAGCGCGGCGCGCCCGGGTCCGGTTCGATCTTGGCGCGCAGGCGCTTGACGTGGACGTCCAGAGTCTTGGTGTCGCCGACGTAGTCCGCGCCCCACACCCGGTCGATGAGCTGCATACGGGTCAGTACGCGGCCCGCGTTGCGCAGCAGCATCTCCAGGAGGTCGAACTCCTTCAGCGGGAGGTCGACCTTGCCGCCGGAGACGGTGACCACGTGGCGGTCGACGTCCATGCGGACCGGACCCGCCTCCAGGGCGGCCGGGGTGACCTCCTCCGGCTCGCCGCGGCGGCGCAGCACGGCGCGGATGCGGGCGACCAGCTCGCGCGAGGAGAACGGCTTGGTGACGTAGTCGTCGGCTCCTATTTCCAGCCCGACGACCTTGTCGATCTCGCTGTCCTTGGCGGTCACCATGAT
Coding sequences:
- the ispD gene encoding 2-C-methyl-D-erythritol 4-phosphate cytidylyltransferase is translated as MSDESRPFRTAAVIPAAGRGVRLGPGAPKALRALSGTPMLIHAVRAMAASRAVSLVVVVAPPDGATEVKNLLAEHALPDRTDFLVVPGGESRQESVKLGLDALPPGFDIVLVHDAARPLVPVDTVDAVIEAVRDGAPAVVPALPLADTVKQVEPRADGGPESVVATPERARLRAVQTPQGFDHATLVRAHETVTGSVTDDAGMVEQLGLTVVVVPGHEEAFKVTRPLDLVLAEAVLARRRANDGF
- a CDS encoding CarD family transcriptional regulator, producing MTFKVGDTVVYPHHGAALIEAIETRQIKGVDKTYLVLKVAQGDLTVRVPADNAEFVGVRDVVGQDGLDRVFEVLRAPYAEEPTNWSRRYKANLEKLASGDVIKVAEVVRDLWRRERERGLSAGEKRMLAKARQILVSELALAENTNEDKAEALLDEVLAS
- a CDS encoding DUF461 domain-containing protein, which translates into the protein MSRSLRRGALAASAIAFSLLSLSACAAGNKAQTLGVKADNAYVTVGDIKVQNATVVTQPKADAEGPAVVTATLFNNGADPQTLDSVQVGATAVKLSPAKGSGAVTIAGHSSIMLGGKDNASAVIANGREAAKNGDAQKVTFQFSKTGAVSVDAFVVPATSYFAGVGPSELPKPKETPSGLPTGSASGSPTGSASPNTPAAGSSGKPAGSGSPSHTATGH
- a CDS encoding response regulator transcription factor, encoding MTRVLVVEDEESFSDALSYMLRKEGFEVAVAATGPDGLDEFERNGADLVLLDLMLPGLPGTEVCRQLRGRSNVPVIMVTAKDSEIDKVVGLEIGADDYVTKPFSSRELVARIRAVLRRRGEPEEVTPAALEAGPVRMDVDRHVVTVSGGKVDLPLKEFDLLEMLLRNAGRVLTRMQLIDRVWGADYVGDTKTLDVHVKRLRAKIEPDPGAPRYLVTVRGLGYKFEP